The genomic interval GTAGTTTTATCAAAGGAAGGAATTCACTCAAAAATTCTTTACGAACAATGGGAGAATGTGATTGAAAATACGAGTTATAATGCAAGCAGGGATTATGTTAAAAAGTACCGGAAGATTATTGAGGTTATAAAAGAGTCTATAAAACTAACCAAGGAGCAAGAGGAGTTTTATCTAAAATGGTGTAAAGACGAAATAGGACGTAGGGTAGATGCAATTGTCAGCAACCAGCATCGGGGGAGCTATCATAAAGCAGCAGGACTGTTGGTTGCAATGGCTGAGACCTTGGCAAACAGGGGAGAAAAGCAGGAAGGTATGGATTTAACCGAAAAATATAGAAGTAAGTATCCCCGGCATACTGCCTTTAAAGGTGAGCTCAACCAGGCATTACAAGCATCTGGATTATTTGATGTAAGAGCGCCCAGGAAGGGAAGATAAATCATGCTGTGAATTTTTCTATATACATTCCATGACATATAACCCCAGATTAACATCCACGCGATGCGCGGGAGAGAGGAATAGGCAAACATAGAGGGGAGCTACGACGATGAATTTAAAAATTTTTAAGGGGTATGAGCGGTTTGAGGATCATTACCCGGCAGAGGCTGTAAAATATGCTTTGGCGAATAAAGAGGAAGCGATTCCGGAACTGCTTGAAATATTGGAATATACGCTAAGTAATGTAGAAAATTTATCAAAAGACGCAAAGTATCTGGTTCATTTTCCTGCAATTTATCTTCTCGCATACTTTCGAGAGAAAAAAGCGTATGAAAGTATTATCAAGATTGCATCCCTACCGGATGAACAGATATTTGACTTGCTGGGGGATGTGGTCACCGAGGATTTTAAAAACATCCTTGCATCAGTCTGTGACGGAAATATAGAACCGATCAAAGGAATCATAGAGAATTCTTCATTGGATGAATATGTGAGAACAGAGGCGTTAGAATCTCTTTTGATTTTATTGAATCACGGTGTGGTTTCGAGAGAACAGCTTGTTTTCTATTTCAAAGAGCTTTTTAATGGAAAGCTTGAGGTGGACTATAGCTTTGTGTGGGACACGCTTCCCAGGTGCTGCTCGTTGATACACCCTGCAGGACTTAAGGACGACATAGAAAAGGCGGTAGCAGATGGAAAAGTAATGGAAATCATCGCTGACCTGGACTTTATGAACCGCCAACTTAAAAGGTCGGTAAAAGAGGTTCTGGATGAACTAAAGGAAGATGACGATTATTCCTTTATATCTGAAGAAGATGTACATTCACTGGAAGGATGGGTTGGAGGCTTTTCGTGTGAAGTGGATGGTGATGGCGAA from Petroclostridium xylanilyticum carries:
- a CDS encoding DUF1186 domain-containing protein → MNLKIFKGYERFEDHYPAEAVKYALANKEEAIPELLEILEYTLSNVENLSKDAKYLVHFPAIYLLAYFREKKAYESIIKIASLPDEQIFDLLGDVVTEDFKNILASVCDGNIEPIKGIIENSSLDEYVRTEALESLLILLNHGVVSREQLVFYFKELFNGKLEVDYSFVWDTLPRCCSLIHPAGLKDDIEKAVADGKVMEIIADLDFMNRQLKRSVKEVLDELKEDDDYSFISEEDVHSLEGWVGGFSCEVDGDGEYPFDEDDENEIEDERFMGTFLNEHKSNQNFMNVPFKRENYVGRNDPCPCGSGKKYKKCCLGKEEK